In Vicinamibacteria bacterium, the genomic stretch CTTCGATTTCCGGATCCCCTTTCGTTTTGAGAAGGCGCTCGAGCCTCGTCTTGAGTCGAGCGAGCGGTGTGCGAAGATCGTGAGCGACGGCGTCCGAGACGCGGCGCACCCCTTCGACGAGTTTCTCGAGCTCATCCAGCATTTGGTTCAGGCGAACCGCCAGATCCTCGATGTCGTCACCGGTGGGCTCGATGGCGATGCGACGGTTCAAGTTTCCTGACATGACCTCGGCAATGGCTTCGTTGATCTCGGAGATGCGCCTCAGGCGGCTCCGGCTCACGACCAGCCCTCCCGCGAAAGCGAGAGCGAGGGTCAGAGCCACGCTCCAGGCCATCGTGCGCAGGAGGAGCGAGCGAACCGACTGGAGCTCGTACATGTCGCGACCGACGAGCAGCCGGAACCCCTCCGCGAGAAGAAAGGGCTTCGCCCGAGCCCGATGACCCGGTGAGCGGAGATCGAAGTTCAGAAAACCGCTTTCGTCGGAAACGGCA encodes the following:
- a CDS encoding HAMP domain-containing protein; amino-acid sequence: MYPKTLLRSSSFRLALAYGTLFAASALAILAFVYLATTRYMQQQADETIEAEIQGLAERYRLTGLSGLTSLIRQRLDRSPAGSSIYLLTDAGFNPLVGNLSRWPTAADAVSDESGFLNFDLRSPGHRARAKPFLLAEGFRLLVGRDMYELQSVRSLLLRTMAWSVALTLALAFAGGLVVSRSRLRRISEINEAIAEVMSGNLNRRIAIEPTGDDIEDLAVRLNQMLDELEKLVEGVRRVSDAVAHDLRTPLARLKTRLERLLKTKGDPEIE